Below is a genomic region from Citrobacter telavivensis.
CCGTCATTTCTTCCTTCGTTTTCCCTTCATCCCCTTCGGTAACGCATACATCCTGTTTTCGAGCCTTGCCGCAATTGATGATTAAAGGCTTCACTGCGTGTTGTACATCAACAAAAGGAAATTACGATAGAGGCGCAGCACAACGCTGAAACGGGAAAGCCCCTACCGAAGCAGGGGCTCTTAGAAGGAAAGGGACGATGATGAGTCATGTCATCATGCTGCTTATCCTGTTAATCATCGCCTGGCCAGCATATTAACAGCGAAAACGCAGGAAGGAGGTTCGCCTCCCTCACCCTTACCGAGGAATCTAGGTCAAAAAAACGGCGGTGTCAATCAACAAAGAAGCGCCTGGCACTCCCATACTTTTGATGGTGTCACAACGGCCGGTAAGGGAACATCCCACTCTTCTACCGGCAGTTTCTCCACGCGCTGACAGTCGTGGGCGTACCCTACGGGTATCAACCCATACTGTTGCCAGTTTTGTAAGGTGCGATCGTAGAATCCGCCGCCCATCCCCAAACGCTGGCCCTGTTCATCAAACGCGACTAAAGGCGTGACCAGCACGTCCAGTTGCGAAAGTGGCAGGACATCACGAACGTCCAGTTTAGGCTCCTGAATCTTCAGCCGATTGGTAACCAGTTCACTGTGTGGGTGGTAGTGCAGAAATAGCAAATTACCGGGGCTGAACGGGTGTAGAACCGGAAGATAGACTCGCTTTCCCGCCCGCCAGAGTTGTTCAATCAGCGGCTGGGTATCAAGTTCGCCATCAAATGACAAAAACACAGCGACCGTCTGTGCCATCACGACGGGCGGATACGCAAGCATGCGTGTCGCGGCCTGTTGACCGAAGGCGATTTGTTGCGAAAGTGTGAGTGCACGACGACGTTGCCTGATCATCTGGCGAAGGGCTTGTCGTGATAAAGGGAGTTCAGAGAGTAATGTCATGGCTGTCGCCAGGTAGAAGGAGAATCTCCGAGATGCCGCCGCAGGCTGTAACCCTTGAACCCTTGGTTCAAGGTGAATGCGTCGTCACAGTCTTAAGGCTTCTCGGGCGGACCGAGCATGCTCACCAACCATGGATCGCCACATTCTTGTGGTATGAAATATCGGCTCAGGGGACTGGCCCGCTTGCAAACATCTCAGAGAAATTTTGTCTTCACGGTCACTCTACCATAGTAAACCGAAAAGTGTTATTCAAAGTTTTTGCTCGTTTTTTCGGTTATGCGACCCTGATCAAGCAGTGCCTCTTCAATGGTCTGTTGTAGCATCCGAATACGTTGTTCCATGCTCGCCGCGTAGTCGCGGGTCTTCGCTTTTTCCTGAGTCAGTTCGTAGCTAATATTCAGTGCAGCAATGAATACCAGTTGCTCAGTATTTGTGACTCTAGTGCGAACTTTCAGATCTTGCAACCGCTGATTCAGATCGTCCGCTGCCTGATTCAACGCATCCCTTTGTTCAGGCGGGCAATTCACTCGCAGTGAACGGCCAAAAATTTGGATATCGACGGGTTGTGCAGACATGCCACCTTCCTGCTGATTGACTGCGCTGCCTTCGTCTCCAGACCCTGGGTCCGCGAAGGGGCGACACTATAGCTACCCTGATGTGAAGATACAAGCCCTATTCTGGTTCACCAGGGTCCAAAGTGGTAGCATACCATGAATATCCTCCCTTTGATGACGAATGCTTATGTCTATACAGAACGAAATGCCTGGTTACAGTGAAATGAACCAGTATTTGAACCAACAAGGGGCCGGACTGACCCCGGCGGAAATGCATGGTTTGATCAGCGGGATGATTTGCGGTGGCAATAACGACAGCTCCTGGCAGCCGCTGCTTCACGACCTGACGAATGAAGGACTGGCCTTCGGTCATGAACTGGCTCAGGCGCTGCGTAAAATGCACTCCGCGACCAGCGACGCGCTGGAAGATGACGGTTTCCTTTTTCAGCTTTATCTGCCTGAAGGCGATGACGTGAGCGTCTTCGATCGCGCCGATGCACTGGCGGGATGGGTTAATCACTTCCTGCTTGGTCTTGGCGTCACGCAGCCGAAGCTCGATAAAGTGACCGGCGAGACGGGTGAAGCCATCGACGATTTGCGCAACATCGCGCAGCTCGGCTATGACGAAGATGAAGATCAGGAAGAGCTGGAGATGTCTCTCGAAGAGATCATCGAGTATGTGCGTGTCGCCGCGCTGCTGTGCCACGACACCTTTACCCGTCAATCGCCGACCGCACCGGAAGTGCGTAAACCGACCCTACACTAAAAAGTAAAACGATAATGGAGGCCACGTCATGACACCGCAGGAATACCAACGTCGTCGCCAGGCACTGCTTGCGCAAATGCAGCCAGGCAGCGCCGCGCTGATTTTTGCCGCGCCGGAAGTTACGCGCAGCGCGGACAGTGAATACCCGTATCGCCAGAGCAGCGATTTCTGGTATTTCACCGGTTTTAACGAACCGGAAGCCGTTCTGGTACTGATTAAAAGCGACGATACCCATAACCACAGCGTGTTGTTCAATCGCGTTCGCGATCTGACTGCGGAAATCTGGTTTGGTCGTCGTCTGGGACAAGATGCCGCGCCGGAAAAACTGGCTGTGGATCGTGCGCTGGCCTTTAGCGAAATCAATCAACAGCTTTTTCAGTTGCTTAACGGTCTGGACGTGGTCTACCACGCGCAGGGCGAATATGCGTATGCGGATGAGGTCGTCTTCACCGCGCTGGAAAAACTGCGCAAAGGTTCGCGCCAGAACCTGAAATCGCCGTCAACCCTGATCGACTGGCGGCCGATAGTGCATGAAATGCGCCTGTTTAAGTCGCCTGAAGAGATTGCGGTGATGCGTCGCGCAGGAGAAATTACGGCACTGGCGCATACCCGGGCGATGGAAAAATGCCGTCCGGGGATGTTTGAGTATCAACTGGAAGGCGAAATTCATCACGAGTTTACTCGCCACGGTGCGCGCTATCCGTCCTACAACACCATTGTGGGCAGCGGTGAAAACGGCTGCATTCTGCATTACACCGAAAACGAAAGTGAACTGCGCGACGGCGCCCTGGTGCTGATTGATGCTGGCTGTGAATACAAAGGGTATGCGGGCGATATCACGCGAACCTTCCCGGTGAATGGCAAATTTACCCCGGCGCAGCGTGAGATCTACGACATCGTGCTGGAATCGCTGGAGACCAGCCTGCGTCTGTACCGTCCTGGTACTTCGATTCAGGAGGTCACCGGTGAAGTCGTGCGCATTATGATTACCGGGCTGGTGAAGCTGGGTATTTTGAAAGGCGAAGTGGATCAACTGATCGCCGATAACGCGCATCGACCGTTTTTCATGCACGGTCTGA
It encodes:
- a CDS encoding 5-formyltetrahydrofolate cyclo-ligase, whose amino-acid sequence is MTLLSELPLSRQALRQMIRQRRRALTLSQQIAFGQQAATRMLAYPPVVMAQTVAVFLSFDGELDTQPLIEQLWRAGKRVYLPVLHPFSPGNLLFLHYHPHSELVTNRLKIQEPKLDVRDVLPLSQLDVLVTPLVAFDEQGQRLGMGGGFYDRTLQNWQQYGLIPVGYAHDCQRVEKLPVEEWDVPLPAVVTPSKVWECQALLC
- the zapA gene encoding cell division protein ZapA; the encoded protein is MSAQPVDIQIFGRSLRVNCPPEQRDALNQAADDLNQRLQDLKVRTRVTNTEQLVFIAALNISYELTQEKAKTRDYAASMEQRIRMLQQTIEEALLDQGRITEKTSKNFE
- the ygfB gene encoding UPF0149 family protein YgfB → MSIQNEMPGYSEMNQYLNQQGAGLTPAEMHGLISGMICGGNNDSSWQPLLHDLTNEGLAFGHELAQALRKMHSATSDALEDDGFLFQLYLPEGDDVSVFDRADALAGWVNHFLLGLGVTQPKLDKVTGETGEAIDDLRNIAQLGYDEDEDQEELEMSLEEIIEYVRVAALLCHDTFTRQSPTAPEVRKPTLH
- the pepP gene encoding Xaa-Pro aminopeptidase, producing MTPQEYQRRRQALLAQMQPGSAALIFAAPEVTRSADSEYPYRQSSDFWYFTGFNEPEAVLVLIKSDDTHNHSVLFNRVRDLTAEIWFGRRLGQDAAPEKLAVDRALAFSEINQQLFQLLNGLDVVYHAQGEYAYADEVVFTALEKLRKGSRQNLKSPSTLIDWRPIVHEMRLFKSPEEIAVMRRAGEITALAHTRAMEKCRPGMFEYQLEGEIHHEFTRHGARYPSYNTIVGSGENGCILHYTENESELRDGALVLIDAGCEYKGYAGDITRTFPVNGKFTPAQREIYDIVLESLETSLRLYRPGTSIQEVTGEVVRIMITGLVKLGILKGEVDQLIADNAHRPFFMHGLSHWLGLDVHDVGEYEQDRSRILKPGMVITVEPGLYIAPDADVPEAYRGIGIRIEDDILITENGNENLTAGVVKKADEIEALMAAARA